The Thermodesulfobacteriota bacterium region CTTAATCAGGCTCAGGTACAAAGAGAGATTGCAGCTGCTGCAGTACCACTTAATAAGAGGCTAATAGCAAACACAGAAAATGCTATAAGCGTGCTGTTGGGAACTTTCCCAATGGAGATAAGAACCGATCTTGACCTGTATGAGCAAACAATACCTCCGGATGTTCCCTCTGGACTGCCGTCAGAGCTGCTAGAGAGAAGACCGGATATTTTAGAAGCGCTTTATTTGATTCAGGCACAGAATGCGCTAATTGGAGTAGCAGTTGCTGAGAGATTCCCTTCTATTAGCATTTCCGGAGCTGCGGGAGCGGCCACGAACGAAGCCACAACAATGACAATAGAAGGATTTGCATGGAATATTGCTGCCGGGCTTGCAGGACCTATTTTCAACTTTGGCCAGGACAAAGCTAGGGTTGAGATTGAAGAGACCAGAACAGAGCAGGCGCTTTACAGCTATCAGAATGTAGTCCTTAACGCTTTTAGAGAAGTGTCTGATGCTTTAGTTGACATTCAAACCTACAGAGAGCAGCTCATAGCGCTAAGAAGCCAGGTTAAAGCTGCGGAAAATGCAAACCGTCTGTCAAAACTAAGGTATGACCAAGGATTTTCAAGCTATCTAGAAGTGCTGGATTCTGAAAGGGCACAATTCTCTGCTCAGCTTGATCTA contains the following coding sequences:
- a CDS encoding TolC family protein — its product is FAGQYDGQEVNLIWWELFNDPVLVSLVNTALEQNKDLLIAISRIEEARSFLVFTEADLYPRLDVQGGANRGNFNGGIISSDPDEPTNSAFISPVVNWEIDFWGKFRRANESARAQLLATEYAKKTVQISLISEVVGAYFMLLDFKERLRVSEQTLESRDESLEIIQKRLDRGVIPEIDLNQAQVQREIAAAAVPLNKRLIANTENAISVLLGTFPMEIRTDLDLYEQTIPPDVPSGLPSELLERRPDILEALYLIQAQNALIGVAVAERFPSISISGAAGAATNEATTMTIEGFAWNIAAGLAGPIFNFGQDKARVEIEETRTEQALYSYQNVVLNAFREVSDALVDIQTYREQLIALRSQVKAAENANRLSKLRYDQGFSSYLEVLDSERAQFSAQLDLSQATQEYYNAYVRLYKALGGGWISPQEMQSGQVIQTQPVSY